The following are encoded in a window of Desulfopila inferna genomic DNA:
- a CDS encoding HP0495 family protein, whose protein sequence is MSPKEIFSSACSRKPEIHYPCVWQYKVIGKELHLVKNAIKEICAPVPVTITYSHSSASGKYHSFNAEIEVQDEEARLSIFRALHDHAAVKFVL, encoded by the coding sequence ATGTCACCCAAAGAAATATTTTCATCAGCCTGTTCAAGAAAACCGGAAATACACTATCCATGCGTATGGCAATATAAAGTGATCGGAAAAGAACTGCACCTGGTCAAGAATGCCATAAAAGAGATATGTGCTCCGGTTCCCGTCACAATAACCTATTCGCACTCCAGTGCAAGCGGCAAATACCACAGCTTCAATGCGGAAATAGAAGTACAGGACGAGGAAGCCAGACTATCAATCTTTCGTGCACTGCATGATCATGCTGCCGTAAAATTTGTCTTATAA
- the pabB gene encoding aminodeoxychorismate synthase component I — MKTITNSKLSRLFRFLGECENFVFLDTSKPDDVNCRSRLFVEPRERLRFFEGQNESIFLQHIHDLQRRGLWIAGWFSYEFGYLLEPHLKKRLQRASDKGALLADLGAFSKCHTFNHHSGETDFPLPVGEGPEPDEYQVTDLRTSLDEEEYIDAVRRILAHIEAGDTYQVNYTLQLLFNFSGSPEQFYCDLRRNQSVGYGAYIRWGKQRVMSFSPELFFRKDDSGIMVRPMKGTVKRGCTLEEDAANRHFLCSDIKNLSENVMIVDLLRNDLGRLIHQLEDGEVLVESLFDVETYETLLQMTSTIRGRTDRGDLEKMSLHDFFKAIYPCGSVTGAPKIRTMEIIDELEKQRRGVYTGAIGCIHPDGDAVFNVPIRTVVIDGRRGEMGIGSGIVHDSDPQQEWQECLLKGRFLTAPQKDFQLIETLFWHPRSGFFLLAEHLKRLQDSARYFLFFCDIKEIEAELKARMRSFAANPTRIRLLLEKDGTFQIELQDCEAPHMLQLPLNPAGADDVFPSVALNGKAIDSQSNWFYHKTSNRDLYNSEFAVAAQKGLFDTLFHNENGHVTEGCITNLIIYGDSGYVTPPVSDGLLDGVMRSHLLKSSAVPVQERSLTFDDLHRAKAIFLCNSVRGVIRVALSQD, encoded by the coding sequence ATGAAAACCATTACTAATAGTAAATTATCACGGCTTTTCCGGTTTTTAGGTGAATGTGAAAATTTTGTTTTTCTGGATACATCAAAACCAGACGATGTAAACTGCCGTTCTCGCCTGTTTGTCGAGCCTCGGGAGAGGCTGCGGTTTTTCGAAGGGCAGAATGAATCAATTTTTCTGCAGCACATCCATGACCTGCAGCGCCGCGGGCTCTGGATCGCCGGCTGGTTCAGTTATGAATTCGGTTATCTCCTGGAACCCCACTTGAAAAAAAGGCTGCAGAGAGCATCTGACAAGGGAGCCCTGCTGGCGGATCTTGGTGCCTTTTCAAAATGCCATACCTTCAATCATCATAGCGGCGAAACCGATTTTCCGTTGCCGGTCGGAGAAGGACCCGAACCGGACGAATATCAGGTAACCGACCTGCGCACCTCACTGGACGAGGAAGAGTATATCGACGCCGTACGCCGTATTCTTGCCCATATCGAGGCCGGTGACACCTATCAGGTTAATTATACGCTGCAGTTATTGTTTAATTTCTCCGGTTCACCAGAACAATTCTATTGTGATCTGAGGCGCAATCAGTCGGTTGGGTATGGAGCCTATATCCGCTGGGGAAAGCAGCGGGTGATGTCATTTTCTCCCGAGCTCTTTTTCAGAAAGGATGATTCCGGAATCATGGTTCGTCCAATGAAGGGAACGGTGAAAAGAGGATGTACGCTGGAGGAGGACGCTGCAAATCGTCATTTTCTCTGTTCTGATATAAAGAATCTGAGTGAGAATGTGATGATTGTCGATCTGCTGCGCAACGATCTCGGCAGATTAATACACCAACTTGAAGACGGTGAGGTGCTGGTCGAGTCTCTCTTTGATGTGGAGACCTATGAGACCCTGCTGCAGATGACCTCGACCATACGCGGCAGAACTGACCGCGGTGATCTGGAAAAAATGTCACTTCATGATTTTTTCAAGGCTATCTATCCCTGTGGTTCAGTCACCGGGGCACCCAAGATCAGAACCATGGAAATAATTGATGAACTGGAGAAACAGAGAAGAGGAGTCTATACCGGTGCCATCGGCTGTATTCATCCGGATGGCGATGCCGTCTTCAATGTTCCCATACGTACCGTGGTCATTGATGGCCGAAGGGGAGAGATGGGCATCGGCTCCGGGATAGTGCATGACTCTGATCCTCAGCAGGAGTGGCAGGAGTGTTTGTTGAAAGGAAGATTTCTAACGGCGCCGCAAAAAGATTTCCAGTTGATAGAAACGCTCTTCTGGCATCCTCGCTCCGGTTTTTTTCTCCTGGCCGAACATCTCAAGCGTCTTCAGGATTCGGCCAGATATTTTCTCTTCTTCTGTGATATCAAAGAGATAGAGGCTGAATTGAAGGCTCGGATGCGGAGTTTCGCTGCCAATCCTACCCGGATCCGGCTTCTTCTGGAAAAGGACGGTACATTCCAGATAGAACTCCAGGATTGCGAAGCACCCCATATGCTGCAGCTTCCGCTGAATCCGGCAGGGGCTGATGACGTTTTTCCCTCAGTGGCCTTGAACGGCAAGGCAATAGATAGCCAATCTAACTGGTTCTATCATAAGACTTCCAATCGAGATCTTTACAACAGTGAATTTGCAGTTGCAGCCCAAAAGGGGCTGTTCGATACACTCTTTCATAATGAAAATGGTCATGTTACCGAGGGATGCATAACTAATCTTATAATCTATGGAGATAGCGGATACGTTACCCCACCGGTCTCGGATGGTCTGCTTGACGGAGTGATGCGCAGCCATTTGCTGAAAAGCTCTGCGGTCCCGGTGCAAGAGCGATCGCTGACCTTCGATGATCTGCACCGGGCGAAGGCCATTTTTCTCTGCAATTCGGTGAGAGGAGTTATCAGGGTCGCTTTGAGCCAAGATTAG
- the nifJ gene encoding pyruvate:ferredoxin (flavodoxin) oxidoreductase, with protein MSRKMVTIDGNQACTHVAYATSEIITIYPITPSSPMAAEADTKAAVMQKNIYGTVPIVNQMQSEAGVAGAIHGSLATGAVCTTFTASQGLLLMIPNMYKIAGELTPTVFHVTARAIACQGLSIFGDHSDVYAARQTGWSMLCSQNVQECMDMSLIATQASLKSRIPFVHFFDGFRTSHEIQKIEELTYDDMGAVIDEELITAHRERALTPDKPTIRGTAQNPDVYFTGRETVNKYYNACAAIVQETMDKFAEVSGRQYNLFDYHGSPEAEDVVVMMGSGCETAAATIDYLVAQGEKVGMVIVRLYRPFDCKAMVNSLPKTVERVTVLDRTKEPGAPGDPLYLDVRAAIGEAMDTNSSIYPPIVLSGRYGLGSAEFTPAMVKGVFDNMASMAPKNKFCVGPHDDVTFSSISYDPDFNIEGEDVYRAMFYGLGSDGTVGANKNTIKIIGTETDNSAQGYFVYDSKKSGSITTSHLRFGSNAVVAPYLINKANFIACHNFTFLNLVDMLGNLEEGGTFLLTSSYGKEEIWEQLPKKVQQDLIAKKAKFYIIDAIALGQALGLGARINMIMQTAFFMISGILTQQEAIDAIKNAIKKTYGKKGDKIVQMNYDAVDAAVKNIVEVPLEDKIDGHELPPTVPAHAPDFVKSVTATMMEGKGDRLKVSQIPDDGTWPTGTTQYEKRNIAVSVPKWLPDNCIQCGQCALICPHAANRIKIVPELQDAPADFVSKEAVGKSFKGQQFMVQIFTEDCCGCTLCVEICPAKTKALEMTANTEEVRQVQSKNVEYFLNLPEINPADINPATIKGSQLLKPLFEFSGACAGCGETPYVKLISQLFGDRLYVGNATGCSSIYGGNLPTTPYTKRKDGRGPTWANSLFEDNAEFAFGMRATVDKLGMQAKELLETAAESQLISKETAAGIVDAEQKTQMDIEAQRERVAKLKEELKGSKDIIAKRLISLADFLVKKSVWAFGGDGWAYDIGYGGLDHVLASGENVNVLVMDTEVYSNTGGQMSKSTPRAATAQFAAGGKKMPKKDMGMIFATYGNVFVAKISMGANPAQAIKAIAEAEAYDGPSLIIAYAHCINHGLNMAKGIEQQKKAVACGHWPLYRYNPELEDAGKNPLLIDSKEPTISFDEYALGENRYRTLKRVNPEHADELMAQSQKDVLKSWRFLKGRQLSLEPLAEDNN; from the coding sequence ATGTCTCGGAAAATGGTCACTATTGACGGCAATCAGGCCTGTACGCATGTCGCCTATGCCACGAGTGAAATTATCACCATCTATCCAATTACCCCATCCTCTCCGATGGCTGCGGAAGCTGATACTAAAGCAGCTGTTATGCAGAAGAACATCTACGGCACGGTTCCCATAGTGAATCAGATGCAGTCTGAAGCCGGCGTAGCTGGAGCGATCCACGGTTCGCTGGCAACCGGAGCCGTATGTACCACCTTTACGGCTTCTCAGGGTCTTCTGTTGATGATTCCCAATATGTACAAGATTGCCGGCGAGCTTACTCCGACGGTTTTCCATGTTACCGCCCGCGCCATCGCCTGCCAGGGACTTTCGATCTTCGGCGATCACAGCGATGTATACGCGGCACGTCAGACCGGCTGGTCAATGCTATGCTCACAGAACGTTCAGGAATGTATGGACATGTCACTGATCGCCACCCAGGCATCTTTGAAATCCAGAATTCCTTTTGTTCATTTCTTCGATGGCTTTCGCACCTCACATGAAATTCAGAAGATCGAAGAACTGACCTACGACGATATGGGGGCCGTCATCGACGAGGAGCTGATTACCGCTCATCGAGAAAGGGCCCTGACCCCTGATAAACCTACCATTCGCGGTACCGCCCAAAATCCCGACGTTTACTTTACCGGCCGCGAAACAGTCAACAAATACTACAACGCCTGTGCAGCAATAGTCCAGGAAACCATGGACAAATTCGCCGAGGTCAGCGGTCGTCAGTACAACCTTTTTGACTATCATGGCTCCCCTGAGGCCGAAGATGTAGTGGTCATGATGGGTTCAGGCTGTGAAACCGCGGCAGCTACCATCGACTATCTGGTGGCCCAGGGAGAAAAAGTCGGCATGGTCATCGTCCGTCTTTATCGTCCTTTCGACTGCAAGGCCATGGTCAACTCACTTCCGAAGACGGTTGAGCGGGTCACGGTTCTAGACCGAACCAAGGAGCCGGGGGCTCCTGGAGATCCTCTCTATCTTGATGTCCGCGCCGCTATCGGCGAGGCCATGGACACCAACAGCTCCATCTATCCGCCGATTGTTCTGTCCGGACGTTACGGTCTCGGTTCCGCGGAGTTCACCCCGGCAATGGTTAAGGGTGTTTTCGACAATATGGCCTCCATGGCGCCCAAAAATAAATTCTGTGTCGGGCCGCATGACGATGTCACCTTCTCCAGTATTTCTTACGATCCCGACTTCAACATCGAGGGTGAAGACGTCTATCGTGCAATGTTCTACGGGCTGGGCTCGGATGGCACCGTAGGCGCCAACAAGAACACCATCAAGATTATCGGCACTGAAACCGACAACTCGGCTCAAGGCTACTTTGTCTACGACTCCAAGAAGTCGGGATCAATTACCACAAGCCATCTGCGCTTCGGCAGTAACGCCGTGGTTGCGCCCTACCTTATCAACAAGGCCAACTTCATCGCCTGTCATAACTTTACTTTCCTCAATCTCGTCGACATGCTCGGCAATCTGGAGGAAGGTGGAACCTTTCTGCTTACTTCAAGCTACGGTAAAGAGGAAATCTGGGAACAGCTGCCCAAGAAGGTGCAGCAGGACCTGATTGCCAAAAAGGCTAAATTCTATATTATCGACGCCATCGCTCTTGGCCAGGCATTAGGTCTGGGCGCCAGAATCAACATGATAATGCAGACCGCATTCTTCATGATTTCAGGGATTCTGACCCAGCAGGAAGCCATTGACGCCATCAAAAACGCCATCAAGAAAACCTATGGCAAAAAAGGCGACAAGATTGTCCAGATGAACTACGATGCCGTAGATGCAGCCGTTAAGAACATTGTTGAAGTTCCGCTCGAGGACAAGATCGACGGCCATGAGCTTCCTCCCACGGTTCCGGCTCACGCTCCTGATTTTGTCAAGTCAGTGACTGCAACCATGATGGAGGGCAAAGGCGACAGGCTCAAGGTTTCACAAATCCCTGATGACGGTACCTGGCCTACGGGTACTACTCAGTATGAAAAACGAAATATTGCCGTTTCCGTTCCCAAATGGCTGCCGGACAACTGCATTCAGTGCGGTCAGTGTGCACTTATCTGTCCCCATGCCGCCAATCGTATCAAGATTGTTCCGGAACTGCAGGACGCACCTGCTGATTTCGTCTCCAAAGAGGCCGTGGGCAAGTCCTTCAAAGGACAGCAGTTCATGGTGCAGATCTTCACTGAAGACTGCTGCGGCTGTACCCTCTGCGTCGAGATCTGCCCCGCTAAGACCAAGGCACTCGAAATGACCGCCAACACAGAGGAAGTGCGTCAGGTTCAATCTAAGAATGTCGAATATTTCCTGAACCTTCCGGAGATAAATCCTGCCGACATTAATCCGGCGACCATCAAGGGAAGCCAGCTGCTTAAGCCGCTTTTCGAGTTCTCCGGAGCCTGCGCCGGCTGTGGTGAAACCCCCTATGTAAAGTTAATCTCACAACTTTTTGGCGACAGACTGTATGTCGGTAATGCTACAGGATGTTCCTCCATTTACGGCGGCAATCTGCCGACCACACCGTACACCAAACGTAAAGACGGCCGTGGTCCTACCTGGGCCAACTCACTGTTTGAGGATAATGCCGAATTTGCCTTCGGTATGAGGGCGACCGTCGACAAGCTCGGAATGCAGGCCAAGGAACTCCTCGAGACTGCAGCAGAAAGCCAGCTGATCTCCAAAGAGACGGCAGCCGGCATTGTCGATGCAGAGCAGAAAACCCAGATGGACATCGAGGCCCAGCGCGAACGGGTGGCCAAACTCAAAGAGGAGCTGAAGGGCAGCAAGGATATTATCGCCAAACGCCTCATCTCTCTTGCCGATTTTCTCGTTAAAAAATCCGTATGGGCCTTCGGCGGTGACGGCTGGGCCTATGATATCGGCTACGGCGGGCTCGATCACGTTCTGGCCTCTGGAGAGAACGTCAACGTCCTGGTCATGGACACCGAAGTATATTCCAATACCGGTGGACAAATGTCAAAGTCCACTCCTCGTGCGGCAACGGCTCAGTTTGCCGCCGGCGGCAAGAAAATGCCGAAAAAGGATATGGGTATGATCTTTGCCACCTATGGAAATGTCTTTGTTGCCAAAATTTCCATGGGCGCCAATCCCGCCCAGGCCATTAAGGCAATTGCGGAAGCTGAGGCCTATGACGGTCCTTCTCTTATCATCGCTTATGCCCACTGCATCAATCATGGCTTGAACATGGCAAAAGGCATAGAGCAGCAGAAAAAGGCGGTAGCCTGCGGTCACTGGCCTCTTTACAGATACAATCCGGAACTGGAAGACGCAGGCAAGAATCCGTTGCTCATCGATTCTAAAGAACCGACTATCAGTTTTGATGAATATGCACTCGGAGAAAACCGCTATCGTACTCTCAAGCGTGTTAATCCGGAGCATGCCGATGAACTTATGGCACAGTCTCAAAAAGATGTGCTGAAGTCCTGGAGATTTCTCAAAGGACGTCAACTCTCTCTTGAGCCGCTGGCAGAAGATAACAACTAA
- a CDS encoding YkgJ family cysteine cluster protein: MKEQDSLSKVKTLFGKELNPSNIMPHKLTMESKIKFRCHPGVRCFTACCGGIKIVLTPYDILQLTKRLDMPAYEFLHKYTEPTYLEKTDMPGVQFKLREDDNKCPFVTPEGCTVYSDRPTACRYYPVGMADFHEGGSRGADGEEKSTEEEKFFFLVKEDHCKGFEEDKTWTIEEWRADQGVDIRDEMNKEWLRLVMRRKSYGQQASLSDQAKRMFFMASTDLASFRRFIFESSFLDTYIIDEETIEKIKNDDVELMHFSFVYLAATLFGAQTLEIKKEKVLAKMKDIEKRQDESVLESVREYEELKAQRAKEKK, translated from the coding sequence ATGAAAGAACAAGATTCATTGAGTAAGGTAAAAACGCTTTTCGGCAAGGAGTTAAATCCATCAAACATTATGCCGCACAAGCTGACCATGGAATCGAAAATCAAATTCAGATGCCATCCGGGAGTGCGCTGTTTTACAGCCTGTTGTGGAGGAATAAAGATAGTATTGACGCCATACGATATACTTCAGCTGACCAAACGTCTGGACATGCCGGCCTATGAATTTCTCCACAAATACACTGAACCAACCTACCTGGAAAAGACCGATATGCCCGGAGTACAGTTTAAGCTGAGGGAAGATGACAACAAGTGTCCTTTCGTCACCCCCGAGGGCTGCACCGTATACAGTGACCGGCCTACCGCTTGTCGATATTATCCTGTGGGTATGGCCGACTTCCATGAAGGCGGCAGCCGTGGAGCGGATGGTGAGGAGAAAAGCACGGAAGAGGAAAAGTTCTTTTTCCTGGTCAAGGAGGATCACTGCAAAGGTTTCGAAGAAGATAAGACCTGGACCATCGAAGAGTGGCGAGCCGATCAGGGAGTTGATATTCGTGACGAGATGAATAAGGAATGGCTTCGGCTGGTGATGAGACGAAAATCATACGGGCAGCAGGCGTCCTTGTCAGACCAGGCAAAGCGCATGTTTTTCATGGCCTCGACCGATCTGGCCTCCTTCAGGAGGTTCATTTTTGAAAGCTCATTTCTGGATACCTATATTATCGATGAGGAAACCATCGAAAAGATTAAAAACGATGATGTTGAACTGATGCACTTTTCTTTTGTCTATCTTGCCGCCACACTATTCGGAGCTCAGACACTCGAGATAAAGAAAGAAAAGGTGCTTGCTAAAATGAAGGACATCGAGAAGCGTCAGGATGAATCGGTACTCGAATCCGTTAGGGAATATGAAGAGCTGAAGGCTCAGCGCGCCAAAGAGAAAAAATAG
- a CDS encoding histidinol-phosphatase HisJ family protein yields MLIDPHNDGHIHTELCHHAVGKMEEYVICAIEKELSEVCFLEHMEEGVLASRTTWLTESDFDWYFEEGQRLQKKYGKEISIGLGVEVGFNPEHADTLLHRLSRRTWSRIGVSYHFHRMAGAREHLNLIGKSDEAVYLLSLEDAAAVERDYYLNLILATQTLPGNVLCHIDAALRHYPHRALLEPPWQLIETLLENVKKRGMAIEINTSGIALRDEVFPNRKILKMALEKRIPLQAGSDAHRPEDVGNCFELLQDICSMQP; encoded by the coding sequence ATGCTGATTGATCCACATAATGACGGACACATTCACACCGAACTGTGTCATCATGCCGTCGGCAAAATGGAGGAATATGTTATCTGCGCCATCGAAAAAGAGCTTTCCGAAGTATGCTTTCTCGAGCATATGGAAGAGGGTGTTCTCGCATCGCGAACCACCTGGCTTACCGAGTCGGATTTTGACTGGTATTTCGAAGAAGGTCAGAGACTACAAAAGAAATACGGAAAAGAAATATCCATCGGACTCGGTGTTGAGGTAGGTTTTAACCCGGAACATGCCGATACCCTGCTGCACCGCCTCTCGAGGCGAACCTGGAGCCGCATAGGTGTTTCGTATCATTTTCACCGAATGGCCGGGGCGAGGGAGCATCTTAATCTTATCGGCAAAAGTGATGAGGCCGTCTACCTCCTGAGTCTCGAAGACGCGGCTGCCGTTGAGAGGGACTATTATCTCAATCTAATACTAGCTACACAAACCCTCCCGGGAAACGTCCTCTGCCATATCGATGCCGCTTTGCGTCATTATCCCCACAGGGCTCTTCTGGAGCCTCCCTGGCAGCTTATCGAAACCCTGCTGGAGAATGTGAAGAAGAGGGGCATGGCTATCGAGATCAACACATCCGGCATAGCACTCAGAGACGAGGTTTTTCCCAACCGGAAAATCCTGAAGATGGCCCTCGAAAAAAGGATACCGCTACAGGCCGGATCCGATGCCCACAGACCGGAAGATGTCGGCAACTGTTTTGAACTACTACAGGATATCTGCTCCATGCAGCCCTGA
- a CDS encoding response regulator → MAKLNYAHMIEEIRDNAGTGDLMKARLVLSHFGDVDLKTRNRLVYELSRGKAEFSIPLLLFLIDEYPDVLEAMPIIKETLLSNLLAYPEMLLSFLKDPALPDKKELIRIAAELKFDETTPVLIDIAANTTDEAEIHLIIETLGHIGDPEATHTLTEFLYTGKNELGSAAVRSLGMVGTPTAMHRLAERMGADNEIDFLILSVFAEVQDRVSLEKLSETLASHYAHMRSFAKKELVKIGPKAVPFLIANLGRRDSDFLVHTLNVLGDIGDESAVVPIRKLLQNEPKSANVRFAAYEALALLPLRKGAYTLTAGLLDAEEHVCIAAARAIDQNFSNILGAGIKNLLRNMDDEAKHIVKIIIDSQADKVFLSLAEEDFFQELALIYLPLTHKDTLHHYHDLLTGNGFKDFAGKIAGEKIETTRSRVVAVDDSKMILNIYKSTLHQLGFDPILFEFPSAAIEWLQSEKPLLVLTDLNMPDITGVQLTKEIRKIYSGPELPVIMVTTQNDANDNEAAVRAGVDKIIHKPFNAASLQAAMAEYL, encoded by the coding sequence ATGGCAAAACTGAACTATGCTCATATGATTGAGGAAATTCGTGATAATGCCGGGACCGGAGATCTCATGAAGGCCAGGCTGGTTCTCAGCCATTTTGGCGATGTTGACCTGAAAACACGGAATCGCCTGGTTTATGAACTCTCCAGAGGCAAAGCGGAGTTCTCCATTCCGCTTCTGCTCTTTCTTATCGACGAGTATCCGGATGTGCTGGAGGCTATGCCGATCATTAAGGAAACCCTGCTCTCCAATCTGCTGGCCTACCCTGAGATGCTGCTGTCTTTTCTCAAAGACCCCGCGTTACCCGACAAGAAGGAACTGATCAGAATCGCGGCAGAGCTGAAGTTTGACGAGACCACTCCGGTGCTTATCGATATAGCCGCCAATACCACCGATGAAGCTGAAATACACCTTATTATTGAAACACTGGGTCATATCGGTGATCCCGAAGCGACCCATACTCTGACGGAGTTTCTTTATACCGGCAAGAACGAACTCGGTAGTGCCGCCGTTCGATCATTGGGGATGGTGGGAACACCAACCGCAATGCACAGGCTTGCCGAACGGATGGGAGCGGACAACGAAATAGACTTCCTGATCCTCTCGGTTTTTGCAGAAGTCCAGGACCGGGTTTCTCTCGAGAAGCTGAGTGAGACGTTAGCTTCTCATTACGCGCATATGCGAAGTTTTGCTAAAAAGGAGTTGGTCAAAATAGGACCGAAGGCGGTTCCGTTTCTCATCGCCAATCTGGGAAGAAGGGATTCTGATTTTCTGGTCCATACCCTCAACGTCCTCGGTGATATCGGTGACGAATCGGCGGTTGTTCCTATTCGCAAACTCTTGCAGAATGAGCCGAAGAGCGCCAATGTACGTTTTGCCGCCTATGAGGCACTGGCCCTTCTGCCTTTAAGAAAAGGGGCCTATACGCTCACTGCCGGACTTCTGGATGCCGAAGAGCACGTCTGTATTGCAGCGGCTCGAGCCATTGATCAGAATTTTTCCAATATTCTCGGGGCAGGTATTAAAAACCTGTTGAGGAACATGGACGATGAGGCAAAACATATCGTCAAAATAATAATTGACAGCCAGGCCGACAAAGTTTTTCTCAGCCTGGCTGAAGAAGATTTCTTTCAGGAGTTAGCCCTCATTTATCTCCCACTTACCCACAAAGATACGTTGCATCATTATCATGATCTGCTCACCGGCAACGGTTTCAAGGATTTTGCCGGAAAGATTGCCGGAGAGAAGATTGAAACCACCAGGTCGAGAGTCGTGGCTGTCGATGATTCAAAAATGATTCTGAATATTTATAAATCGACTCTGCATCAACTGGGGTTTGATCCGATACTGTTTGAATTCCCGTCTGCCGCTATTGAGTGGCTGCAGAGTGAGAAGCCGCTGCTGGTTTTAACCGACCTCAATATGCCCGATATAACCGGTGTGCAACTAACGAAAGAGATCAGGAAAATATATAGCGGTCCCGAACTTCCGGTAATAATGGTGACCACGCAGAATGATGCCAACGATAATGAGGCAGCCGTGAGGGCCGGCGTTGACAAGATCATCCATAAACCTTTTAATGCTGCATCGCTGCAAGCGGCTATGGCTGAATATCTTTGA
- a CDS encoding FAD-dependent oxidoreductase produces MTEKIVIVGGVAAGPKAACRVKRLMPQAEVTLIDQDSLISYGGCGIPYYISGDVADESALRSTSFHVLRDQYYFEKYKGVKVRILTQALSIDRAKKQLLIKDLGSGAEETLDYDKLVLATGSQPYVLPIPGAELDGVFTIANLHKAIEIKDRIAKGKVGKAVVIGGGAIGIEMAEALTDLWGVETSLIEFKDQLLPGVIEWSLSAMMCKHLRDSNVSIYLGESASEIVGEGGRVTAVRTPQRVLDADLVIMATGVRAQSEIARAAGLRVSDMGGIVVNRRMQTSDPSIYAAGDCVKIPNLITGKYFYAPFGSLANKEGRVVGDNLAGLPSTFDGAVGSFIMKAFDVCIGATGLSLEMARAEGFDADFSLTAPADRAHFYPTQEIICCVMIFDRRTRKVLGVQAFGAMNDNVSARINAAAAFLSKGATIDDFTNLEMAYAPPFSAAVDTVNAAAYVADNLCDNRLRQITMEEFYSWMDDFSTQPDWISLDVRHEQQALPFVEKFGADRWISMPDDRIRERYEELPKDKTLIIFCNAGSRSYEIQVFLDSAGVTNNRVLCGGFNVIKRIGAPWLP; encoded by the coding sequence ATGACGGAAAAGATAGTTATTGTCGGCGGTGTGGCAGCGGGGCCCAAGGCAGCCTGTAGAGTAAAGCGGCTGATGCCGCAGGCGGAAGTGACGCTTATTGACCAGGATTCCCTGATTTCCTATGGAGGCTGCGGCATTCCCTATTATATATCGGGTGATGTCGCCGATGAATCAGCATTGCGCTCGACCAGCTTTCATGTATTGCGGGATCAATATTATTTTGAGAAGTATAAAGGGGTAAAAGTCCGCATTCTGACCCAGGCTTTGTCCATAGACAGAGCGAAGAAACAGCTGCTCATCAAGGATCTGGGAAGTGGGGCAGAAGAAACTCTCGATTATGATAAGCTGGTACTGGCCACCGGTTCCCAGCCCTATGTTCTGCCGATTCCCGGTGCCGAACTTGACGGGGTTTTCACCATCGCCAACCTGCACAAGGCCATCGAGATAAAGGACCGCATAGCAAAAGGCAAAGTCGGCAAAGCCGTGGTTATCGGTGGCGGCGCCATCGGCATCGAGATGGCGGAGGCGCTGACCGATCTTTGGGGTGTGGAAACCTCCCTTATTGAATTCAAGGACCAGCTTCTGCCCGGAGTGATCGAGTGGTCTCTTTCTGCCATGATGTGCAAACATTTGCGGGACAGTAATGTCAGTATCTATCTGGGGGAGAGCGCTTCGGAAATCGTCGGCGAGGGCGGCAGGGTGACTGCGGTTCGAACGCCGCAAAGAGTACTGGATGCGGACCTGGTCATCATGGCCACCGGAGTCAGGGCGCAGTCTGAAATCGCCAGAGCAGCCGGCCTGCGCGTCTCCGATATGGGCGGCATTGTGGTCAACAGGAGAATGCAGACGTCTGATCCCTCCATCTATGCCGCAGGCGACTGCGTCAAGATCCCCAACCTGATAACAGGTAAATATTTTTATGCTCCTTTCGGTTCTCTTGCCAATAAAGAAGGACGTGTTGTCGGAGATAATCTGGCCGGTCTGCCCTCAACTTTTGACGGCGCCGTGGGCAGTTTCATCATGAAAGCCTTCGATGTCTGTATCGGGGCGACCGGATTGAGTCTGGAAATGGCCAGGGCCGAAGGATTTGATGCTGATTTTTCGCTTACGGCTCCTGCCGACAGGGCCCATTTCTACCCAACCCAGGAGATTATCTGCTGTGTGATGATCTTTGACAGAAGAACCCGGAAAGTTTTGGGAGTTCAGGCATTCGGAGCCATGAACGATAATGTTTCGGCACGGATAAATGCGGCCGCAGCCTTCCTGAGTAAAGGGGCCACCATTGATGATTTTACCAATCTGGAAATGGCCTATGCCCCGCCTTTCTCCGCGGCGGTGGATACCGTAAATGCCGCGGCATATGTGGCGGATAATCTCTGTGATAATCGCCTGCGTCAGATAACCATGGAGGAATTCTACAGTTGGATGGACGATTTCTCCACGCAGCCGGACTGGATATCCCTTGATGTCCGCCATGAACAACAGGCCTTGCCGTTTGTGGAAAAGTTCGGAGCCGACAGATGGATTTCCATGCCCGACGATCGCATTCGCGAGAGATATGAGGAGCTGCCGAAAGACAAGACCCTGATCATTTTTTGCAATGCCGGCAGCAGGTCCTATGAAATCCAGGTATTTCTGGACTCTGCTGGAGTGACCAATAATCGTGTTCTGTGCGGTGGATTCAATGTCATCAAGAGAATAGGCGCTCCCTGGCTTCCCTGA